The following are encoded together in the Pseudoalteromonas shioyasakiensis genome:
- a CDS encoding response regulator transcription factor, whose amino-acid sequence MSLAVNTIIADDHPLFRSALRQAAATSVPEEHIKETSDIDGLFALLSAHPEIELIFLDLTIPGANGLQALSQLRNHYPDILVIMVSANETPAIIKQAMSLGAAGYIPKSSSLDVISEAISHVLNGDTWLPPEVDLTDVVINDEQSEFARNLEKLTPQQYRVLAMIADGLLNKQIAFEMSIQETTIKQHVSAILRKLNVYNRTQAGILFNQLSQVGKIEES is encoded by the coding sequence ATGTCTTTAGCTGTGAACACCATAATCGCCGATGATCACCCGTTATTTAGAAGTGCGCTGCGTCAAGCTGCCGCGACATCAGTGCCTGAAGAACATATTAAAGAAACCAGTGACATTGATGGTTTGTTTGCACTGTTAAGCGCTCACCCTGAGATTGAACTAATATTTTTAGACCTTACAATCCCAGGAGCAAATGGCCTACAAGCTCTTTCGCAACTGCGTAACCACTACCCTGATATCTTAGTAATTATGGTCTCTGCCAATGAGACACCCGCCATAATCAAACAAGCGATGAGCCTTGGCGCTGCAGGCTATATTCCGAAGTCATCTTCTTTAGATGTCATCAGTGAAGCAATTAGCCATGTCCTCAATGGCGACACTTGGTTACCACCTGAAGTAGATTTAACCGATGTGGTGATCAACGACGAACAAAGCGAATTTGCTCGTAACCTTGAAAAACTAACCCCCCAGCAATACCGCGTACTAGCGATGATTGCCGACGGTTTATTGAATAAACAAATCGCCTTTGAAATGTCGATTCAAGAAACCACAATCAAACAACATGTGTCAGCGATTTTACGCAAACTCAATGTTTATAACCGTACCCAAGCGGGCATTTTGTTTAATCAGCTTTCGCAAGTTGGCAAAATCGAAGAAAGTTAA
- a CDS encoding efflux RND transporter periplasmic adaptor subunit produces the protein MDLDSTLKRKPQQSTAKKWLAGAAIGVSALGALMVYQWATPTVVAASQLQIATVEQADFVVKIRGFGRLKPKYQRYLTNTDTAMVEAIHVYPGTIVKKDTVILSLVNPQQAQRLSVARLELARQKASVNEQRINQQSELLERQANLAILKSELQSAELRVDAESKLIEQGIVSSLDYKRSMLNVAQLTERVSIEQQRLAQLKEMHLQRSKIQQELLSQFELNYQVEQHAFDQLQITAGIDGMLQELNVELGQNLVPGTRLAVVGSNKALKAELSVKQADAEKVALNMAAKVNTFSQAEQSEVDAKVTRIDPIVTDGRVIIELDLQGTLPANARPDLSIEGYVVSNIIPDALTINVPQKAQAHSEATLFKLNPNTQLATPTNIEFGTLSDNQIQLLSGATVGEQLIISDLSKWQHLATIKIEQDSL, from the coding sequence ATGGATTTAGACAGCACACTAAAACGCAAACCTCAGCAATCAACAGCTAAAAAATGGCTGGCTGGTGCAGCTATTGGCGTATCGGCTCTTGGCGCTTTAATGGTATATCAATGGGCGACACCCACTGTGGTTGCTGCAAGCCAACTGCAAATAGCAACCGTAGAACAAGCCGATTTTGTGGTAAAAATACGTGGCTTTGGCCGTTTAAAGCCAAAGTATCAACGATATTTAACCAATACCGATACTGCAATGGTCGAAGCTATCCATGTTTACCCCGGCACTATCGTTAAAAAAGACACTGTGATTTTAAGCCTCGTCAACCCACAGCAAGCGCAGCGTTTATCGGTCGCTCGGTTAGAACTTGCTCGCCAAAAAGCCAGTGTTAATGAGCAAAGAATTAACCAGCAAAGTGAGCTACTTGAGCGCCAAGCAAACCTCGCCATATTAAAAAGTGAGCTGCAAAGTGCTGAGCTTAGAGTCGATGCTGAAAGCAAACTGATCGAGCAAGGGATTGTTTCAAGCCTCGATTACAAACGAAGTATGCTAAACGTTGCACAGCTTACAGAGCGCGTAAGTATCGAGCAGCAACGCCTTGCACAGCTTAAAGAAATGCACTTACAACGTAGCAAAATACAGCAAGAACTATTAAGCCAATTTGAGCTTAATTATCAAGTTGAGCAACACGCTTTTGATCAGCTGCAAATAACGGCAGGTATCGATGGCATGTTACAAGAATTGAATGTTGAACTTGGTCAAAACCTCGTGCCCGGTACCCGCCTTGCGGTGGTTGGCTCAAACAAAGCACTCAAAGCAGAGCTAAGCGTTAAACAAGCAGATGCCGAAAAAGTGGCACTCAATATGGCAGCGAAAGTAAACACTTTTAGCCAAGCAGAGCAAAGTGAAGTTGATGCCAAAGTCACCCGAATTGACCCTATTGTTACCGATGGTCGAGTTATTATCGAACTTGATTTACAAGGCACACTGCCTGCCAATGCCCGCCCAGATTTAAGCATTGAAGGCTATGTGGTTAGCAACATTATTCCTGATGCGTTAACCATTAACGTGCCGCAAAAAGCACAAGCACACAGCGAAGCCACGCTATTTAAACTTAATCCAAATACCCAGTTAGCAACGCCAACCAATATCGAATTTGGTACACTCAGTGACAATCAAATTCAACTTTTGAGCGGTGCCACCGTGGGCGAACAGCTGATCATTTCAGACCTTTCTAAATGGCAGCATTTGGCAACAATAAAAATCGAACAGGACAGTTTATGA
- a CDS encoding ABC transporter ATP-binding protein, with amino-acid sequence MKTNTLISLNKIAKVYRGQNVETYALKDISLNINQGDYICISGPSGCGKSTLLSLLGLLDSPTAGDYFIKEVDTKTLDMDQQAELRNLHIGFIFQSFNLIDELSVFDNVALPLTYREPAMSPSEIELAVKQALDEVEMGHRSQHKPNQLSGGQQQRIAIARALAGKPSILLVDEPTGNLDSKNGDAVMDLLDELNKKGTTICMVTHDLRYAGRAKTQLKLLDGEIVSYSEARQAPSSDTAEHALESAEVM; translated from the coding sequence ATGAAAACCAATACGCTTATCTCATTAAACAAAATCGCCAAAGTTTATCGCGGCCAAAATGTTGAAACCTATGCATTAAAAGACATCAGCCTGAATATTAACCAAGGTGACTATATCTGCATTAGCGGCCCATCTGGCTGTGGTAAATCGACGTTGCTGTCATTATTAGGCTTACTCGATAGCCCAACTGCTGGCGACTATTTTATTAAAGAAGTCGACACAAAAACCCTTGATATGGATCAGCAAGCTGAACTTAGAAACCTTCACATTGGTTTTATATTTCAGTCGTTTAACCTAATTGATGAATTATCGGTGTTCGACAACGTAGCACTGCCGCTCACTTACCGAGAGCCAGCCATGAGCCCGAGCGAAATTGAGCTTGCGGTAAAACAGGCCCTTGATGAAGTTGAAATGGGCCACCGCTCTCAGCACAAACCAAACCAATTATCTGGTGGTCAGCAACAGCGTATTGCCATTGCCCGTGCACTGGCTGGCAAGCCAAGCATTTTATTGGTGGATGAGCCAACCGGTAACTTAGATTCAAAAAATGGTGATGCCGTCATGGACTTGCTTGATGAGCTGAATAAAAAAGGCACCACCATTTGCATGGTAACCCATGATTTACGTTATGCCGGACGTGCTAAAACGCAACTTAAATTGCTAGATGGTGAAATTGTTTCCTACTCTGAAGCTCGCCAAGCACCTAGCAGCGACACTGCTGAGCATGCACTTGAAAGCGCTGAGGTGATGTAA